The following are encoded together in the Bacillus sp. V2I10 genome:
- the fsa gene encoding fructose-6-phosphate aldolase: MLFFIDTANVEEIKEAQSLGILSGVTTNPSLVAKENASFHDRLREITAIVSGSVSAEVISLKAEEMIEEGKELAEIAPNITVKVPMTPDGLKAVKALTDLGIKTNVTLIFNANQALLAARAGATYVSPFLGRLDDIGQNGMELISTIAQMFDIHGIESQIIAASIRHPMHVTDAALHGAHIATIPFNVINQLCKHPLTDQGIEKFLADWNNRKQ, encoded by the coding sequence ATGTTATTTTTCATTGATACAGCAAATGTCGAAGAAATTAAAGAAGCACAGTCTCTCGGAATTTTATCAGGTGTTACAACGAATCCGAGTTTAGTAGCAAAAGAAAATGCATCCTTTCATGATCGCCTAAGAGAGATCACAGCAATCGTCTCAGGTTCAGTCAGTGCAGAAGTTATTTCCTTAAAAGCAGAGGAAATGATTGAAGAGGGCAAGGAGCTTGCTGAGATTGCACCGAACATCACAGTGAAAGTTCCAATGACGCCAGACGGCTTGAAGGCTGTCAAAGCATTAACAGACCTTGGCATTAAAACGAATGTTACGCTGATTTTTAATGCAAATCAGGCATTGCTTGCTGCAAGAGCCGGTGCTACATATGTATCACCATTTCTCGGCAGATTGGATGACATCGGACAAAATGGCATGGAGCTGATTTCTACAATCGCGCAAATGTTTGATATTCACGGAATCGAATCTCAAATCATTGCAGCATCCATCAGACATCCAATGCACGTGACAGATGCAGCTCTGCACGGTGCACATATTGCCACAATTCCATTCAACGTCATTAATCAGCTTTGCAAGCATCCTTTAACAGATCAAGGAATCGAAAAGTTTTTAGCAGACTGGAATAATCGTAAACAATAG